The Ramlibacter algicola genome segment CTGGCTGCGGTAGGTATCGACCAGCCACACGCCGAGCACGTTCAGGTTGTAGATCTTCCAGCCGGCGCCCTCGCCCGGCGTCTTCTCCAGGCGGTAATCCAGCTGGATCGGGTCGCCGCGGCCGCGGATCTCGGTGCGCACGACGACTTCCTTGTCCTCCGGCGACGCGCGCAGCGGCTTGACGGTGATGGTCTGGTCGTCGACCTGCGACAGCGCGCCCGCGTACGTGCGCACCAGCAGCGTCTTGAACTCGTCCTGCAGGCGCTTCTTCTGCTCCGGCGTGGCCTGGCGCCAGCCCGGGCCGACGGCCGCGGCCGTCATGCGCTGGAAGTTCACGTTGGGCATGATTTTCGAATCGACCAGCTGCATGATCTTCTCGACGTCGCCCTGCTTGATGGACTTGTCCGACTTGATCGCGCCCAGCGTCTCCTCGGACAGGCGCTTGACCAGTGCGTCGGGTGCCTCGTCGGCGGCCCAGGCGGCGGACGGCAACCCCACGCCGACAGCGGCGAGGGCCAGGGTGGCGGCCGCGAGGCGGCCGAGCATGCGTCGATTCATCAGTTCCCTTTCGGTTGCGGGCGCAGTGCCCGCGATCCATGTTGGAACGCCGGTGCACCGCCGGGTTCCGGCAGCGCGACCTGGCGCGCAACGGATTGCAACTTTAGCGGCTGCGCTATTGGTCCGGGTCGGCCGGAATCTGCCCGTCGTTCGGATCGTCCCGTTCCGTCGCCCTCTTGCGCGCGGCCTCGTCCTCGTCCTCGGCGCGGCGGGTGCCGCTGAAGATGTCGGCCCGCCGCTTCTGCAGGTAGGCGTCGCGCGTGAAGCTGTACTTGTCCAGCGCCGCGCCTTCGAGCACGTCGCCGGCGCGCAGCAGGTTCGAGCGCACGTCGACCACGCGCAGGACGTACAGCGAGTCGCGCGTCGCTTCCGGGTCCAGGTGGTAGAGCGGATCGCCCCGCCAGTCCACGGGCAGGGCCAGCGTGTCGCGCAGCGTCGACGGGCCCAGCAGCGGCAGCACGACGTAGGGACCTGCGGGGACACCCCAGCGGCCCAGCGTCTGGCCGAAGTCTTCCTTGTGGCGGTCGATGTTGGCTTCGCTGGCGATGTCGAGCACGCCGCCCAGGCCGAACACGGAGTTGGTGGCGAAACGGATCCAGTTCTCGGCGGCGTCGTGGATCTTCAGCTGCAGCAGGCTGTT includes the following:
- a CDS encoding ABC transporter substrate-binding protein, which gives rise to MNRRMLGRLAAATLALAAVGVGLPSAAWAADEAPDALVKRLSEETLGAIKSDKSIKQGDVEKIMQLVDSKIMPNVNFQRMTAAAVGPGWRQATPEQKKRLQDEFKTLLVRTYAGALSQVDDQTITVKPLRASPEDKEVVVRTEIRGRGDPIQLDYRLEKTPGEGAGWKIYNLNVLGVWLVDTYRSQFAQEINAKGIDGLIAALTQRNKTNAAGGKKG
- a CDS encoding VacJ family lipoprotein, which produces MKPRTAPRLPTTQRAVVALASLALLAGCASGPHANPNDPLEPFNREVSNFNENVDAVVLKPTATFYREKVPPLLRTGVSNFFGNLGDGWSAVNSLLQLKIHDAAENWIRFATNSVFGLGGVLDIASEANIDRHKEDFGQTLGRWGVPAGPYVVLPLLGPSTLRDTLALPVDWRGDPLYHLDPEATRDSLYVLRVVDVRSNLLRAGDVLEGAALDKYSFTRDAYLQKRRADIFSGTRRAEDEDEAARKRATERDDPNDGQIPADPDQ